The proteins below are encoded in one region of Caulobacter henricii:
- a CDS encoding GIN domain-containing protein, with product MIRNALIIGGASFVLMLGSAAGVAALAGPVILKDGWTIPFDSQDRGQIHSRHLGSVGKQASPLVSRQLAWTGDTLTLDLPIDVTYVQGPVARIEVSGPAAVVDRLRVDAGRISLADGDGNLNADSLTIDRNGIRVHSYADQTRIVVTAPNISQIKLDGSGDLEIQAFDQPTLSLAINGSGDVSAEGKVAVLSLTSAGSGEAQLDDLAAKNADLMISGSGNAVVTAKNVVTIALSGSGDVSLQAQPASLTANTSGSGTVQHDYE from the coding sequence ATGATCCGTAATGCGCTCATCATCGGCGGGGCCAGCTTTGTGCTGATGCTCGGCAGCGCCGCCGGCGTCGCCGCCCTGGCCGGACCCGTCATCCTGAAGGACGGCTGGACCATTCCGTTCGACAGTCAAGACAGAGGGCAGATCCATAGCCGTCATCTGGGCTCGGTCGGCAAGCAAGCCTCACCGCTCGTCTCGCGACAGCTGGCCTGGACCGGTGACACCCTGACCCTCGACCTGCCGATCGACGTCACCTATGTCCAGGGCCCCGTCGCCCGGATCGAGGTCAGCGGTCCTGCCGCCGTCGTCGACCGCCTGCGGGTCGATGCCGGCCGGATCAGTCTGGCGGACGGTGACGGCAACCTGAACGCCGACAGCCTGACCATCGACCGCAACGGCATCCGCGTTCACAGCTATGCCGACCAGACCAGGATCGTCGTCACCGCGCCAAACATCAGCCAGATCAAGCTGGACGGGTCCGGCGATCTCGAGATCCAGGCCTTTGACCAGCCGACCTTAAGCCTGGCGATCAATGGCAGCGGCGATGTCTCCGCCGAGGGCAAGGTCGCGGTCCTGTCCCTGACCTCGGCCGGATCGGGCGAAGCCCAACTGGACGACCTGGCCGCCAAGAATGCCGACCTGATGATCTCGGGCAGCGGCAATGCCGTGGTCACGGCGAAAAACGTCGTCACCATCGCCCTGTCGGGCAGCGGCGATGTCAGCCTGCAGGCCCAGCCGGCCAGCCTCACGGCCAATACCAGCGGCTCGGGCACCGTGCAGCACGACTACGAGTAA
- the nudC gene encoding NAD(+) diphosphatase, translating to MALSIITNTFAGNPLDRSSERRGDAAWLAEKLADPASLAVAIWNGKPLVEDNLGEDGKPTGVQIAYLRADMAQELAAGTEKLLFLGLWKDLAVFAVDLDGPADPAEGPLQGLGRFEELRGIAASMPPADAGILATARSMFEWRRRHRWCSACGQASEVGDGGWKRVCPACKAEHFPRTDPVAIMLAVHEDKCLLGRQAMWPAGMFSALAGFLEPGETIEEACARELMEEAGLTATSVRYHSSQPWPWPSSLMMGLIAQVDSAEARPDQTELEEVRWFTKEEAGALIRGELEGTFAPPALAIAHQLIKAWVEEA from the coding sequence ATGGCTCTTTCGATCATCACCAACACCTTCGCCGGCAATCCCCTGGACCGTTCCAGCGAGCGGCGCGGCGATGCCGCCTGGCTGGCCGAAAAGCTGGCCGACCCCGCCTCCCTGGCCGTGGCCATCTGGAACGGCAAGCCCCTGGTCGAGGACAACCTGGGCGAGGACGGCAAGCCGACGGGCGTCCAGATCGCCTATCTGCGCGCCGACATGGCCCAGGAACTGGCGGCCGGGACCGAGAAGCTGCTGTTCCTGGGGCTCTGGAAGGATCTGGCGGTGTTCGCGGTCGATCTGGACGGCCCGGCCGATCCGGCCGAGGGCCCCCTGCAGGGGCTGGGCCGGTTCGAGGAGCTGCGCGGCATCGCCGCCTCGATGCCACCGGCCGATGCCGGCATCCTGGCCACGGCCCGCTCGATGTTCGAATGGCGTCGCCGCCACCGCTGGTGCAGCGCCTGCGGCCAGGCCTCCGAGGTCGGTGACGGGGGCTGGAAGCGCGTCTGCCCCGCCTGCAAGGCCGAACATTTCCCGCGCACCGATCCGGTGGCGATCATGCTGGCGGTGCATGAGGACAAATGCCTGCTGGGTCGCCAGGCGATGTGGCCGGCCGGCATGTTCTCGGCCCTGGCGGGCTTCCTCGAGCCGGGCGAGACCATCGAGGAGGCCTGCGCCCGCGAACTGATGGAAGAGGCCGGCCTGACGGCCACCAGCGTGCGCTACCATTCCAGCCAGCCCTGGCCCTGGCCGTCATCCCTGATGATGGGCCTGATCGCCCAGGTCGACAGTGCAGAGGCCCGGCCCGACCAGACCGAACTGGAAGAGGTGCGCTGGTTTACCAAGGAAGAGGCCGGGGCCCTGATCCGGGGCGAGCTGGAAGGCACCTTCGCCCCGCCGGCCCTGGCGATCGCCCATCAGCTGATCAAGGCCTGGGTGGAGGAGGCTTAG
- a CDS encoding YbaB/EbfC family nucleoid-associated protein, with protein sequence MKDLGGLMKQAQEMQQKLADAQARLAETLVEGTSGGGMVTVTLKGTGELARVVLDESLVEPGEGEVIADLIVAAHADAKKKLDAKQAQMMQEAAGPMAGMMGGLPGMKF encoded by the coding sequence ATGAAAGACCTCGGCGGCCTGATGAAGCAGGCTCAGGAGATGCAGCAGAAACTGGCCGATGCCCAGGCGCGGCTGGCCGAGACCCTGGTCGAGGGTACCTCGGGCGGCGGCATGGTCACCGTCACCCTCAAGGGCACGGGCGAACTGGCCCGGGTGGTGCTTGACGAGAGCCTTGTCGAGCCGGGCGAGGGCGAGGTCATTGCCGACCTGATCGTCGCCGCCCATGCCGATGCCAAGAAGAAGCTCGACGCCAAACAGGCCCAGATGATGCAGGAGGCCGCCGGACCCATGGCCGGCATGATGGGCGGTCTGCCGGGCATGAAGTTCTAG
- a CDS encoding DNA polymerase III subunit gamma/tau, whose translation MADHDDLQTDSAPPWDDEPAERDENTADIFGAAPAVVAPPVVQPSPDLVHDDAGAAYTVLARKYRPRNFEDLIGQEAMVRTLANAFSSGRIAHAFMLTGVRGVGKTTTARLLARALNYETDTVHQPSVDLTVDGRHCKSIIEGRHMDVLELDAASRTKVDEMRELLDGVRYAPVEARYKVYIIDEVHMLSTAAFNALLKTLEEPPPHAKFIFATTEIRKVPVTILSRTQRFDLRRVEPDVLVKHFDRIAAKEGARVDADGLALIARAAEGSVRDGLSLLDQAIVQAERGATVSAAVVRDMLGLADRGQTIALFESVMGGKPAEALEGFRALWGFGADPAVVMLDLLDHCHGAAVAKALGPDALTLPKEQAARLAAIGAHTSAGTLSRLWQMLLKAHDEVRRAPDAMAAAEMALIRLCYAADLPGPEEALKALRDGNAPGGLGGGGGSAGGGGSGGGVSAQMVSMASPAAQALPVLASFDDVLALIAAKRDIGLRLDVEQFVRPISFRPGAITYEPAPGAPGNLAGRLVRALKEWTGQPWLVAAEGGGGAESLLERQKREDREALAEIKADPFVASLLAAFPGAELEVRKIPGPSLAPSEPDELED comes from the coding sequence ATGGCCGACCACGACGACCTCCAGACTGATTCCGCACCGCCGTGGGACGATGAACCCGCCGAGCGTGACGAGAACACGGCCGACATTTTCGGCGCGGCCCCGGCTGTGGTCGCCCCGCCGGTGGTCCAGCCCTCGCCGGACCTGGTCCATGACGACGCCGGCGCGGCCTATACCGTCCTGGCCCGCAAGTATCGGCCGCGCAATTTCGAGGACCTGATCGGCCAGGAGGCCATGGTCCGGACCCTGGCCAATGCCTTTTCCAGCGGCCGTATCGCCCATGCCTTCATGCTGACCGGCGTGCGCGGGGTGGGCAAGACCACGACCGCCCGTCTGCTGGCCCGCGCCCTGAACTACGAGACCGACACGGTTCACCAGCCCTCGGTCGACCTGACGGTCGACGGCCGTCACTGCAAGTCGATCATCGAAGGCCGGCACATGGACGTGCTGGAGCTGGACGCCGCCAGCCGCACCAAGGTCGACGAGATGCGCGAGCTGCTGGACGGGGTGCGCTACGCCCCGGTCGAGGCGCGCTACAAGGTCTACATCATCGACGAAGTGCACATGCTGTCGACGGCGGCGTTCAACGCCCTGCTGAAGACGCTGGAAGAGCCGCCGCCGCACGCCAAGTTCATCTTCGCCACCACCGAGATCCGCAAGGTGCCGGTGACCATCCTGTCGCGGACCCAGCGCTTCGACCTGCGCCGGGTCGAGCCGGACGTGCTGGTCAAGCACTTCGACCGGATCGCGGCCAAGGAGGGCGCGCGGGTCGATGCCGACGGCCTGGCCCTGATCGCCCGCGCCGCCGAGGGATCGGTGCGCGACGGTCTGTCCCTGCTCGACCAGGCCATTGTCCAGGCCGAGCGCGGGGCGACGGTCTCGGCCGCCGTGGTCCGCGACATGCTGGGCCTGGCCGATCGCGGCCAGACCATCGCCCTGTTCGAGTCCGTAATGGGCGGCAAGCCGGCGGAGGCCCTCGAAGGCTTCCGCGCCCTGTGGGGTTTCGGGGCTGACCCGGCGGTGGTCATGCTCGACCTGCTGGACCACTGCCACGGGGCGGCGGTGGCCAAGGCCCTGGGGCCCGACGCCCTGACCCTGCCCAAGGAACAGGCCGCCCGCCTGGCTGCCATCGGGGCCCATACCTCGGCCGGCACCCTGTCGCGGCTCTGGCAGATGCTGCTCAAGGCCCATGACGAGGTGCGCCGCGCGCCCGACGCCATGGCGGCGGCCGAAATGGCCCTGATCCGGCTGTGCTATGCCGCCGACCTGCCCGGTCCGGAGGAAGCCCTCAAGGCCCTGCGGGACGGCAATGCACCCGGCGGCCTCGGCGGCGGTGGCGGGTCTGCGGGTGGCGGCGGGTCCGGCGGCGGCGTCAGCGCCCAGATGGTCTCCATGGCCTCACCGGCCGCCCAGGCCCTGCCGGTCCTGGCCTCGTTCGACGATGTCCTGGCCCTGATCGCCGCCAAGCGCGACATCGGCCTGAGGCTGGATGTCGAACAGTTCGTGCGCCCGATCAGCTTCCGGCCCGGTGCCATCACCTATGAGCCCGCGCCCGGCGCGCCCGGCAATCTGGCCGGACGTCTGGTTCGCGCGCTGAAGGAATGGACCGGCCAGCCCTGGCTGGTGGCGGCCGAGGGCGGCGGCGGGGCCGAGAGCCTGCTGGAGCGCCAGAAGCGCGAAGACCGCGAGGCCCTGGCCGAAATCAAGGCCGATCCGTTCGTGGCCTCTCTGCTGGCGGCCTTTCCCGGCGCCGAACTGGAGGTTCGCAAGATCCCCGGCCCCAGCCTGGCACCGAGCGAGCCGGACGAACTCGAGGACTAA
- the recR gene encoding recombination mediator RecR: protein MAASAGPEIERLIALLSKLPGLGPRSGRRAALALLKKRDTLLAPLTAAMVDAQAKVRTCTVCGSLDTTEPCAVCSDETRDGRLICVVEEVGSLWAMERGGQFKGRYHVLGGLLSALDGIGPEALRIAELLARVTRGEVAEVILALPATVDGQTTAHYLADRLAVASNVSVTMLARGVPVGGDLDWLDDGTIAQALRARRPA, encoded by the coding sequence ATGGCCGCCTCCGCCGGACCCGAGATCGAGCGCCTGATCGCCCTGCTGTCCAAGCTGCCGGGGCTGGGGCCGCGGTCTGGCCGGCGGGCGGCCCTGGCCCTGCTCAAGAAGCGCGACACCCTGCTGGCTCCGCTGACGGCGGCCATGGTCGATGCCCAGGCCAAGGTGCGGACCTGCACTGTGTGTGGCTCGCTGGATACCACCGAGCCCTGCGCGGTCTGCAGCGACGAGACCCGCGACGGACGGCTGATCTGCGTTGTCGAGGAGGTTGGCTCGCTGTGGGCCATGGAGCGCGGCGGCCAGTTCAAGGGCCGCTATCATGTGCTGGGTGGTCTGCTTTCGGCCCTGGACGGGATTGGACCCGAGGCGCTGCGGATCGCCGAGTTGCTGGCGCGGGTGACCAGAGGCGAGGTGGCGGAGGTCATCCTGGCCCTGCCGGCCACGGTCGACGGCCAGACCACGGCCCACTATCTGGCGGACCGGCTGGCGGTGGCCTCGAATGTCTCGGTGACGATGCTGGCGCGCGGCGTTCCGGTCGGGGGCGACCTGGACTGGCTGGATGACGGCACGATCGCCCAGGCGTTGAGGGCCCGTCGACCGGCCTGA
- a CDS encoding AMP nucleosidase, with protein MSNQEKAIAVVEQLNQEYERAVGALRTALKAYLETGARPDPAQRFDGTFAYPELRLIYDPEALPPKLARSYARVSRPGVYATTVTKPAQFKDYLVEQLTLLMNDFDVEIEVDRSGQEIPYPYVLDASIDLNQADVRSEDIARFFPTTDLAFIGDEIADGVWDAALEETRPLALFDGLRTDFSLARLRHYTGAPAEDVQQFILFTNYHRYVDEFVRWGIEQLGQPGTPYTGLSCSGGLTITANTVNPELAVAESTWRKHQMPAYHLMAPGGTGITLVNIGVGPSNAKTICDHLAVLRPQAWLMIGHCGGLRDTQTIGDYVLAHAYLRDDHVLDAVLPPEIPVPSIAEVQRALYDASKAISGDSGDQLKKRLRTGTVVTTDDRNWELRHSLSALRFNQSRAVAIDMESATIAAQGYRFRVPYGTLLCVSDKPLHGEIKLPGQANAFYERAISQHLQIGILTCKLLLEEGANLHSRKLRAFDEPPFR; from the coding sequence ATGTCGAACCAAGAAAAAGCCATCGCTGTCGTCGAACAGCTGAATCAAGAATACGAGCGCGCCGTGGGCGCCCTCCGCACCGCCCTCAAGGCCTATCTCGAAACCGGCGCGCGGCCTGATCCCGCCCAGCGTTTCGACGGGACCTTCGCCTATCCCGAACTGCGGCTGATCTATGATCCCGAGGCCCTGCCACCCAAGCTGGCCCGCTCCTATGCGCGCGTCAGCCGTCCAGGCGTCTATGCGACCACGGTGACCAAGCCGGCCCAGTTCAAAGACTATCTGGTCGAGCAGCTGACCCTGCTGATGAACGACTTCGACGTCGAGATCGAGGTCGACCGGTCGGGCCAGGAAATCCCCTATCCCTATGTCCTGGATGCCAGCATCGACCTCAACCAGGCCGATGTTCGGTCAGAGGATATTGCCCGCTTCTTCCCGACCACGGACCTGGCCTTCATCGGCGACGAGATCGCTGACGGCGTCTGGGACGCGGCCCTGGAAGAGACCCGGCCCCTGGCCCTGTTCGATGGCCTGCGCACCGATTTCTCCCTGGCCCGTCTGCGGCACTATACCGGGGCCCCGGCCGAGGACGTGCAGCAGTTCATCCTGTTCACCAACTATCACCGCTATGTCGATGAATTCGTCCGCTGGGGCATCGAACAGCTGGGCCAGCCGGGCACGCCCTATACCGGCCTGTCCTGTTCGGGCGGCCTGACCATCACGGCCAATACGGTCAATCCGGAACTGGCGGTGGCCGAGTCGACCTGGCGCAAGCACCAGATGCCGGCCTACCACCTGATGGCTCCGGGCGGCACGGGGATCACCCTGGTCAATATCGGCGTCGGCCCGTCCAACGCCAAGACCATCTGCGACCACCTGGCGGTGCTGCGTCCGCAAGCCTGGCTGATGATCGGCCACTGCGGCGGCCTGCGCGACACCCAGACCATCGGCGACTATGTGCTGGCCCACGCCTATCTGCGCGACGACCATGTGCTGGACGCCGTCCTGCCGCCGGAAATCCCGGTGCCGTCGATCGCCGAGGTGCAGCGCGCCCTCTATGACGCCTCCAAGGCCATCAGCGGCGACAGCGGCGACCAGCTGAAGAAGCGCCTGCGCACCGGCACCGTGGTCACCACCGACGACCGCAACTGGGAGCTCCGCCACAGCCTGTCGGCCCTGCGCTTCAACCAGAGCCGCGCGGTCGCCATCGACATGGAGAGCGCCACCATCGCCGCCCAGGGCTATCGCTTCCGGGTGCCTTACGGGACGCTGCTCTGCGTGTCCGACAAGCCGCTGCACGGCGAGATCAAGCTGCCGGGCCAGGCCAATGCCTTCTATGAGCGGGCGATCAGCCAGCACCTGCAGATCGGCATCCTGACCTGCAAGCTGCTGCTCGAGGAAGGCGCCAACCTGCATTCCCGCAAGCTGCGGGCCTTCGACGAGCCGCCGTTCAGGTAG
- a CDS encoding peptide MFS transporter, which translates to MNIVIALGILVTLVTGIPVLIQLLREHPKGLLILFFAEMWERFSYYGMRAILIFYLTQHFLFDPKAASAHYGSYTSLVYLLPLIGGFLADKYLGTRKAVAFGAILLVAGHLTMAIEGKPAVQTLTYQGATYDFQAEGRGQELVAKLVVDGKPYDVAATKAGDFEVKGLPANAPLPSVLPKADYKLDVKDRDPTYLNIFWLALSLIIVGVGFLKPNISTIVGQLYPQGDPRRDPGFTLYYYGINLGSFWASILCGLLGVTVGWWAGFGLAGIGMLAGFIVFVLGKPLLMGKGEPPEPKVLKTKVVGPIDREMLIYILSLIGVAGVFYLVQRNPVVGAALIAGIVASLGYIVWFMFAKCGKEERERLALAVFLIFGAVVFWTLFEQAGSSLSLFAATNVQLDLVKAPVQWFGGAVTLATPDQLVAAGIDKASTFWVNTSFNAPQTQALNAGWILIFAPVFAFLWTWLGKRGRDLNPVVKFGLALLQVGAGFLLLQVGATFADGAFRMPLVFLVVMYMLHTTGELCMSPVGLSQMTKLSPPTVVSFMMAVWFLAVAIAQYVGGIIAGLTTTETVGGQVLDPAAALATSLQVFNVIGLVSIGIGILFLILSPWLKKWSHGSDDTDAPTTAH; encoded by the coding sequence ATGAATATCGTCATCGCCCTGGGCATACTGGTCACGCTCGTGACCGGCATTCCCGTGCTTATCCAGCTTCTCCGAGAGCATCCCAAAGGACTGCTTATCCTGTTCTTTGCCGAAATGTGGGAGCGTTTCTCCTACTATGGCATGCGCGCCATCCTGATCTTCTATCTGACGCAGCACTTCCTGTTCGATCCCAAGGCCGCTTCGGCCCATTATGGTTCCTACACTTCGCTGGTCTATCTGCTGCCCCTGATCGGCGGCTTCCTGGCCGACAAGTATCTGGGCACCCGCAAGGCAGTGGCGTTCGGCGCGATTCTTCTGGTCGCCGGCCACCTGACCATGGCGATCGAGGGCAAGCCCGCCGTCCAGACCCTGACCTATCAGGGCGCGACCTATGACTTCCAGGCCGAGGGCCGGGGTCAGGAACTGGTCGCCAAGCTGGTGGTCGACGGCAAGCCCTATGACGTGGCCGCCACCAAGGCCGGTGATTTCGAGGTCAAGGGCCTGCCCGCCAACGCCCCCCTGCCCAGCGTCCTGCCCAAGGCGGACTACAAGCTGGACGTCAAGGATCGCGATCCGACCTATCTGAACATCTTCTGGCTGGCCCTGTCGCTGATCATTGTCGGCGTCGGTTTCCTCAAGCCCAATATCTCGACCATCGTCGGACAGCTCTATCCCCAGGGCGATCCGCGCCGCGATCCGGGCTTCACCCTCTACTATTACGGCATCAATCTCGGCTCGTTCTGGGCCTCGATCCTGTGCGGCCTGCTGGGCGTCACGGTCGGCTGGTGGGCGGGCTTCGGCCTGGCCGGTATCGGCATGCTGGCCGGCTTCATCGTCTTCGTTCTCGGCAAGCCCCTGCTAATGGGCAAGGGCGAGCCGCCGGAACCCAAGGTCCTGAAGACCAAGGTGGTGGGCCCGATCGATCGCGAGATGCTGATCTATATCCTGTCGCTGATCGGCGTGGCCGGCGTTTTCTATCTGGTGCAGCGCAACCCCGTGGTCGGTGCGGCCCTGATCGCCGGCATCGTCGCCTCGCTGGGCTATATCGTCTGGTTCATGTTCGCCAAGTGCGGCAAGGAAGAGCGCGAGCGCCTGGCCCTGGCCGTATTCCTGATCTTCGGCGCCGTGGTGTTCTGGACCCTGTTTGAACAGGCCGGGTCGTCGCTCAGCCTGTTTGCGGCCACCAATGTCCAGCTCGACCTGGTCAAGGCACCGGTCCAGTGGTTCGGCGGCGCGGTCACCCTGGCCACGCCTGACCAGCTGGTTGCGGCCGGGATCGACAAGGCCTCGACCTTCTGGGTCAATACCAGCTTCAACGCTCCGCAGACCCAGGCTCTGAACGCCGGCTGGATCCTGATCTTCGCTCCGGTCTTTGCCTTCCTCTGGACCTGGCTGGGCAAGCGCGGCCGGGATCTGAACCCCGTCGTCAAGTTCGGCCTGGCCCTGTTGCAGGTCGGGGCCGGCTTCCTGCTGCTGCAGGTCGGGGCCACCTTCGCCGACGGCGCCTTCCGCATGCCCCTGGTGTTCCTGGTGGTCATGTACATGCTGCACACCACCGGTGAGCTCTGCATGTCGCCGGTCGGTCTGTCGCAGATGACCAAGCTGTCGCCGCCGACCGTCGTGTCCTTCATGATGGCCGTCTGGTTCCTGGCCGTGGCCATCGCCCAGTATGTCGGCGGCATCATCGCCGGCCTGACCACCACCGAGACGGTGGGTGGCCAGGTTCTGGACCCCGCTGCGGCCCTGGCCACCTCGCTGCAGGTGTTCAATGTCATCGGCCTGGTCTCGATCGGCATCGGGATCCTGTTCCTGATCCTGTCGCCCTGGCTCAAGAAGTGGTCGCACGGCTCGGACGACACCGACGCCCCGACGACGGCCCACTAG
- a CDS encoding PadR family transcriptional regulator: MPEAIEIQLKKGVLALCVLALLSRADSYAYEIASKLAKDIDMGEGTIYPLMRRMQSDGLVETYLVESQSGPPRKYYRLTSAGRASFTQQKAEWAAFTTAVEDILGAAA, from the coding sequence GTGCCGGAAGCCATTGAAATTCAACTGAAGAAGGGCGTGCTGGCGCTCTGCGTGCTGGCCCTGCTCTCACGCGCCGACAGCTATGCCTATGAGATCGCCAGCAAGCTCGCGAAGGACATCGATATGGGGGAGGGAACAATCTATCCGCTGATGCGCCGCATGCAGTCGGACGGGCTGGTGGAGACCTATCTGGTCGAATCCCAGAGCGGCCCGCCGCGTAAATATTACCGCCTGACCTCGGCTGGCCGCGCCAGCTTCACGCAGCAGAAGGCCGAATGGGCCGCCTTCACCACGGCCGTCGAAGACATACTGGGAGCTGCCGCATGA
- a CDS encoding DUF1700 domain-containing protein, which yields MTRLEFMTRLRRGLAGLPATTIADIVADHEAHFADAMAEGRSESDAAAALGDPDRLARELRADAGLRRWEETKNPAAAGAAIIALIGLGAIDIMFLLPMLMGVLAALFGFLVAVVALFVSGGFVFAMGPLAAPPGGPMTAFLAGVALMAGATFLGSLLTIATVGIFNAVVWFGRLHFRLLKPAINNQG from the coding sequence ATGACCCGTCTCGAGTTCATGACCCGGCTGCGCCGGGGCCTGGCCGGCCTGCCCGCCACCACGATCGCCGACATCGTCGCCGATCATGAGGCCCACTTCGCCGACGCCATGGCCGAAGGCCGCAGCGAGTCGGACGCAGCCGCCGCCCTCGGCGATCCCGACCGTCTGGCCCGCGAACTGCGTGCCGATGCCGGGCTCCGGCGCTGGGAGGAGACCAAGAATCCCGCTGCGGCCGGGGCAGCGATCATTGCCCTGATCGGCCTGGGTGCCATCGACATCATGTTCCTGCTGCCGATGCTGATGGGCGTTCTTGCGGCCCTGTTCGGCTTCCTGGTCGCTGTGGTGGCCCTGTTCGTCTCGGGCGGCTTCGTTTTCGCCATGGGTCCGCTGGCGGCACCTCCGGGCGGTCCCATGACCGCCTTCCTGGCCGGTGTGGCCCTGATGGCCGGCGCGACCTTCCTGGGCTCGCTGCTGACCATCGCCACGGTTGGCATCTTCAACGCAGTGGTCTGGTTCGGCCGCCTGCACTTCCGGCTGCTGAAGCCGGCCATCAACAATCAAGGCTGA
- the tldD gene encoding metalloprotease TldD, whose amino-acid sequence MNAPIPASLLNAPSLLDAAGVDPDQARRILGEALAGADDGEMFLERSESEAFVFDDGRLKSASYDSGEGFGLRVVAGETAGYAHAAEISEAALGRAAASASLAKRGYAGVSAEGPRSTNERLYGEDDPLASPAFSDKVALLQEIDAFARARDPRVVQVMASLAGERRVVEILRADGKLVRDVRPLVRVNVQVTVEKDGKRESGSAGAGGRAGFAAWISPDKWQGQVDEALRMALVNLDAVPCPAGEMDVVLGSGWNGVLLHEAVGHGLEGDFNRKGISAFSGRIGERVAAKGVTVFDDGSLPGRRGSLTIDDEGTPTERTILIEDGILVGYMHDRMSARLMGMEATGNGRRQSYAHMPMPRMTNTGMLAGNDDPAEMIASMKRGLYCANFGGGQVDITNGKFVFQCTEAYLVEDGKITAPVKGATLIGDGPSALTRVTMIGHDFDFDPGIGVCGKSGQGVPVGVGQPSLKITGLTVGGTAV is encoded by the coding sequence ATGAACGCTCCGATCCCCGCCTCGCTTCTCAACGCCCCTTCCCTGCTCGACGCCGCCGGCGTCGATCCCGACCAGGCCCGCAGGATCCTGGGCGAGGCCCTGGCCGGGGCCGATGACGGCGAGATGTTCCTCGAACGCTCCGAGAGTGAGGCCTTCGTTTTTGATGACGGTCGCCTGAAAAGTGCCTCCTATGATTCGGGCGAGGGCTTCGGCCTGCGCGTCGTGGCCGGCGAGACCGCCGGCTACGCCCATGCCGCCGAGATCTCCGAGGCCGCCCTCGGCCGGGCCGCCGCCTCGGCCAGCCTGGCCAAGCGCGGCTATGCCGGCGTCAGCGCCGAGGGCCCCCGCTCGACCAATGAACGGCTGTATGGCGAGGACGACCCCCTCGCCTCGCCCGCCTTTTCCGACAAGGTTGCCCTGCTACAGGAAATCGATGCCTTCGCCCGGGCCCGCGATCCGCGCGTCGTCCAGGTCATGGCCTCACTGGCCGGCGAACGGCGGGTGGTCGAGATCCTCCGCGCCGACGGCAAGCTGGTCCGCGACGTCCGCCCCCTGGTCCGGGTCAATGTCCAGGTCACGGTCGAGAAGGACGGCAAGCGCGAGAGCGGGTCGGCCGGGGCCGGTGGCCGCGCCGGTTTCGCCGCCTGGATCAGCCCCGACAAGTGGCAGGGCCAGGTCGACGAGGCCCTGCGGATGGCCCTGGTCAATCTCGACGCTGTCCCCTGCCCGGCCGGCGAGATGGACGTGGTCCTGGGGTCGGGCTGGAACGGTGTGCTGCTGCACGAAGCCGTCGGCCATGGCCTGGAAGGCGATTTCAACCGCAAGGGCATTTCGGCCTTCTCCGGCCGCATCGGCGAACGCGTCGCGGCCAAGGGCGTCACCGTCTTTGACGACGGCTCTCTGCCCGGCCGACGCGGCTCCCTGACCATCGACGACGAAGGCACCCCGACCGAACGCACCATCCTGATCGAGGACGGTATCCTGGTGGGTTATATGCACGACCGGATGAGCGCCCGATTGATGGGCATGGAGGCCACCGGCAACGGCCGCCGCCAGTCCTATGCCCACATGCCGATGCCACGCATGACCAATACCGGCATGCTGGCCGGCAACGACGATCCGGCCGAGATGATCGCCTCGATGAAGCGCGGCCTCTACTGCGCCAATTTCGGCGGCGGCCAGGTCGACATCACCAACGGCAAGTTCGTCTTCCAGTGCACCGAGGCCTATCTGGTCGAGGACGGCAAGATCACTGCTCCGGTCAAGGGGGCCACCCTGATCGGCGACGGCCCCAGCGCCCTGACCCGGGTGACCATGATCGGCCACGACTTCGACTTCGATCCCGGCATCGGTGTCTGCGGCAAGTCCGGCCAGGGCGTGCCGGTCGGCGTCGGCCAACCCTCCCTGAAGATCACCGGCCTGACCGTCGGCGGTACCGCAGTTTAG